The window aaaaccGACCTTGACAGGCAAATTTATGATGTCAGAggaattttttactttattattcattattgtcaaataaatttattttagttaaaatattaaatacattttgaCATTTAAACTTAtgataattttacaaattaattgGATTTAAAGACCTAATAAACTTAGACCCAATAATCATCTAAACCGAATCAAATCGACCATAAACAGTTAGAACCAGTTTTTCATCAAGACCGATCATGTCAATGCAGTTAAATTTTCGTCCAAAAATGGACTGAACCAAACCTTTTTTGCATCCCAACTATCTTCTTCTGTTGCTATCTACTTTAGCATGgactattttcatattttcacgGCTATCTATTAATCAACCATGGCATGCAATATTGATTACCTCACACGAGCCACATTCAAATCAGTCATTTGTTCCACTTCCACCCGGTAGTTGGAGGAAATTTGACGGAAAATGTTGGCACCATGAAATCTACATAACATCACAATCCTCAAACAAAAGCTGGCTTCAAGAAATATAACCATTATTAGGGTCTGGCGCCCGGATATACAAACATTTCCGctggaaaaataaaatcaagggTAAACTTGGTACTCCACCGGTCTGAAGCGTAGACAAACCTGTGTACACTAAGGGGAACCAGATTCAGTAATTCAGGGGAGAAGCAAACTAGCTTGAGTCAATGCACCTGGAAATAATCAAAGCCTAGTTTTAGAGGCACACTTTTTTCAGCCGTTAGTCACCCACAACTTTACAATCACtagtaaataaaattcttttcacAAACCACCCTTCAAACTGTACATGGATTAAACTGTTAGGGAAACAAGGGCCACCCATGGAACAAGAGGGGAAAGGGAAACTTAAACCTAAAAGcccaaagaaagagaaaaaaaggatttttttttttttctttttccacagTCTATCCTGTTCAAATGACCACTCTGCATAATCAAATCAGAGTCAGATCCTAGTGGGAACCAACCATTAAAATAGCTTGGTTCACCACCCCTAAACAGAGGCAAGGCCCCTCTAAAATGGTATTTTACTATCCCTAAGAGAATACTTACCTGGGTGCCACACAACTTGATAATCTGCTGCTACCGATTCTGCCATTCCTCTACTATAATTGTCCAATGAAATGATGGCTATGTCCTTGTGTACCATTACTATATGGTGCCCATGCGATGAAATCacagaaaaagtaaaaaaaaattaattgtagaAGAGCAGGAGGCCAGTCCTTCAtcacccaaacccaaaccctaCTAAAACCAAATCCAACCCAAAACAAAAAGCTAACTACCGTAACCAACTGCCAGAAGCAAATCAAAACCCCACCACCACAACCACAACACCACCCAGCCCCCTCCCCTTTTCTTCCCCTTGTTCAGCACACAGCACATATATTAACGTTCTCCATTAGCTTCTCTGTGCCTTTGTCGCCTTCTTGACCTCCCATACAGCAACCTGTGGAGACCACGTCCAGGTGCAGCCACATGGCGACGCATCTCATGGTCTTCCTCATCCAATAAATCATATGTTCTGTTAAATCTGCTACCCAAGTGGATACCTCCCCTCCGCCCTCTACCAAAAGAATCCAAAGAGAAAAGAGCATCATCAAAATATGCTTCTGCATCATACTCAGCATAATCTCTATAAAACCCATGATAGTTACCCTCTATCACATAATCCCCCAGAATCAATGCACCTGGCATTGATGATCTAATTGTACTGAGCACATCATTCCGTTCTCTTTCACCTTCAAGCCTCTTCCATTTCTCTTCGAGTGAAGGGTCCACTTCACGAGGTCGTGCCAGTGGGTGCTCTGCTCTAACATGCTTCCTGAGTTGTTTGTATGTTCCAACATATGAGCAGTTATCCTGCATGCATGTTCTCTTCTTGGCATTGAGATACTTACGTGCTGGTTCCACCACTGTCCAACCTTTCACCTGTCCTCGGCAGAGTGGACACAGAAGCTCTGACACTTCCATCTTTTCATTAGGAAGACCTGAATGAGAACCAAGACTTAAATTCTCAGTTGAACCTTGCGATTGTGGTGAACTTTGGGTTGAAGTAACTTTAGTATAGGCTTTCTTGTACTGATCAAGACAGTTGGAGTAACGACAACTAGTAGCACACATATAAGGGCGGCAACCTTTCTCATAGGAGGAGCAAAGGAGTAGTACAGCATTGTGAGGGAACTCCATACAAACTGAGCAGGTTGCATCTTCCCAGTCTTTTTTTACCAATGCTTTAGAGTGTTTCTTCTTCAGATGGACATCTTTCAGAACCTTGAGAGGGCGAGATGCTAATGGGAATGGGGTTGCCCTGTGAAGTCGGGAATTAGCCTTTCGTCTCACTTTGTTAACCCTTGCCATTTTCAAGTCAAACCTGAAAGTCATCCAGACGATATATATAGATGGATCAGATAGTTCTAAGCACTTGtcttttttcataatatataagGTGGAACATAGACTGTAACATAATTGCTAAATTTGATCAACAGGTACCCATGTTAGAAACTTCAAAATCTGTGAAAGAGCCATGTTAGAATAAACATATGGCTTGCCAAACCACATCTCACTGCAAGTTTGGGTATGCGCACCAAATGCATCCAACAAATTCACTGTCTAAGATACCCAAGAGCAGTACAACAAATAATAGAGAAAAGCATTCCTACTTCACTGGAAGCGTCCTAACATATTTTTGCCTCTTCTACCTTGATATTTCTTAGTGGGTGAAGCACACATGTCCTCATGCATATACATAAAGGCACTTTTTCTTTATGCCACGGgtaatggaaaaacaaaaaattggaaactttACAATTCAGCTGTGTGCTCTAATATTTAGGGCTAAGACAATAATCAGCAGTATTTTCATGTCGAATATAACCAACAACAGCATGTGATGGGAACTCACATCCTATAATGCAAAATCTGAGAACTTTTGTCctataaatttaattagtaaCTCAGAATAATATCTCTTGCtctttccaatcaaaaaaataatatctctTGCTCTTAATTTCTTTTCACAATTTGTAAGGAACAtcataaataacaaaatcaGTACTGAAGAAATAGAGAGTTTTGCAGTCTAACTCTAGTGTTTTACCAATCCCCATCTTTCAATTAAAATGAAATGCAATCATGCATTTTAAAGTTGAAACTAGATTGTCTTGTCCAAATTAATTAAGCAATCTAGACATTCATGCCTCCATTATATCACATTCCTAAATGGCAAACACTATACCCACCCATGCCTTGGGTGACATCAGTGCAAGATCAAACATGAACACAAAGGGATGGAAAACTTTGATACTGCCCTTTTATGACAACATAAAATCCATCCTGCTAACCTTATTAATTAAATGGACTAAATGCAATTACAAGAGACTAAACAATTTTAGAAGACTAAAGCAAATAATATCTAGGATGGCACTgcctataaaaattattattcctACACACTAGTCAAAAAACAAGCGTTTCCCATGTACTTTTGTAATTTCTTACAAAATATgcacccaaaaaaaaaggaaaataaaagaactatCATGTAAATAAGTTATTACACTTTCAATTGATATAAACATCATCACTGTTTCTGGTTCTGTTacttaaaatttagaaaacaactTTTCATGATTCTACAAATCATTTATGCATGCACACAAATATACTCATTCCAAGGAGTATCCAAATGCATGAGTGATTAGTGCAACATTGCTCATTGTTATCATAGTTAAATTATGGAAACTCATGGTATTTCCTGCACAATAGCACTCAATATAAGATGCCTTGATCATTTTGTATGAATTTTGCAAGGATATACATGGCAAAAAGCGACTTAAAGGGAGCACTTTGGAAGGGTTAATAACCTTAGAAGGAAGATGACTCAATGCCGTACTGATTCCCCTTCAAAAACCACcaaatatgtgtgtgtgtgtgtgtgaaaaaGGTTAGCCTGCTAAGCTAGCCTAGCAAACACGGAGCTCACAAGGCGAAGAGTCTAGCAACCAAGACGACCCTTCTTTGCATTTTAAACTTTTTCCATGCTTTTTCAAGCCCAAGCAGCCTTGAAACCTTCCCAAATCcctctttcttcatttcttacTCTTCATTTCTTCTCCTTAGTGGAGACTTAAACTTAAAATCACCAAATCTTACTCACTTCTTCCCATTCTCACCCTTCATCTCTTATTCCTCTTCAAGCAAAGCTTCCTAGGACCATTGTCAATGCCTCCGGAGACGATTCAAAGTTGTCATCAAAGCCCCAGGCTACCATGACAAGCATGACACCTAACAATCTTAGGAAGTCACCTCATATTGCAAGTTGTTCAAGGAAGAGACATTCCATTTGCCTCCAAGTTGACAGTTCATCAATATCACTCCACCTTCTATAAATAGTCAGCTATGAAGGAagtagagaaaagaaaagcataGAGTAGAACAATGTAAGAGTAGGAGAATGTGAGAAATAAAGGGGAAGAACTTTATTTCCTCTAAGTGTTGCTGTAATCTTACATTTTCATCtatgttttcaatttcaatgtTTAATTTTCAGTTCTATCCCTTTGTCTTGGTATCATAAgagtgtgatttttttttatttaaggttAAGGGTGAGCTTAGGTTCCTATTCAATTCATCAAATCTTAGTTAAGGCAAGTTGGGGCAAGGATCAACACCTTCATTGTTGTCACCACGGCTGCCGCTTCTTGAAAATGTCTTGAGCAGATGGTAGTTGGTGGAGTGATAACCATGATGTAGGGCCCTCACAAGACTTGATCAATCTCATGTCATAGGATTAACTAAGGAGGTGAGAACTCTTCTAGTGGCGACGGTCATAGACATGGGTCACAAACTATGTCAACATGAAGCTTACCTCAAATTAGATTTTAGTGTTTTGAAGGAGAAATGGGCAGAGAGAGTGAAAGCTCTATGGTGTGGTATCTATCTAAGATAGGGTCATAAGGAAAAAATGCCTAAAGCAAACCCGAACCTtagccattttttatttatttactttcttgatttttcaacTCTCATACCTtccaaattcaatataaaaaatataaaaaacttccCTTGGGTTTGACCACCGAGATACTTTACAGGTACTATAAATTTAAAGTCCTTGTGCTTGGGGGCTAGTTGACAACAAGAATACAATTCCAAGATGCAAGCAATGAGAATTCCTAAGAAGCTTGTACTAAAGCAAGAAGCTAGGCTCTGACAAGCTCTTGAGCCTATcgtaaaaaaatacaaacagtAACAACACACCATCGCAATTTGCAACCCATACCACTTTATCTGAAAAGTAGCACAACTCTGTTCGATAGATATAAATTTAGCAAATCAGAAAACTAAGAACACATCCAGAAAGATCTAAAATGCAGTATTCTGTTCTTTAACATAAATTAGCAATCCgcaaaaatatttcttattcttaattaattttggcAATTTGAATGGAACATCACAAATAACAATTTAATAGTAAATGATAGATAGTTGCACTCTAAATATACAGGTCACCAATCCTCTTGCATTTATGGCTTTCTAAATAATTAAGCAACCAACATAACCCTATCCACATTCCACAGGGTCGAATCACATAACACATCATTTGATCTGCTGAACACGCATTTCTTTATGTTCCATGTTCTTCCTCATTCACCTCAAAAGATAAGAGTTGTACAGTTTCTCAATAAGTTTCCAAATGAAATGAAGCTTCATCAAGTTTCTCTGTAGTTGTAAACATTGtagttgaaaatataaaaatcaaccCCCCcacaccaaaaaaaataaaccatACTGCTGGTCTGAACTTCTCAATGTCCGTGAAACAGGCCTAACAAAAATTAAGCATGTCCCCAGAACAAAGATAAagtaataaaatgttttaaaaaaaatctggCAAGTGCGAAAAAGAAAATAGCAAAGAAATGCCATGAAAGCAGTTTTGGTTCCAACCCTAGAATACAGTGACTACAAAAGCTCCACAAAGACCTCCAAAAAGAGGACAATTCTAAACACAAAGATGCACAATTATAGTCCACAGGCAttctagaaaaaaagaaagagatgatTGACCAATGACAGGACAAGATGAAGGGTCGATCTCCAGTATCATTGTAATGATGGGAAATTTAAACTCCTCACTGTCTTGCGCTGCAACGAAAATTCGGGAAGACGAAGTGTGGATGAATCCAGGATGCTCCACTGTTACGCACTCCAAAAACCGTACCCACCAGTCAAGTGCGCCAGTTCACCTCTCTGGTTGTTTTTCTCGGGAAACGCAAAGATGGCTagggtttgaaatttaaaatctagAGAATCCACATTCGTAATTATACTTGTATTAAAACGAAATCAGGGATAAACAAAGATCCAAACTTTACCACAAAAAaattgcaacaaaaaaaaaaaaaaaaaaaaaaagcaaagacCATTGCAGGATAAATCCCTAAAAAAACGAATAAAGCATAATGAAAGAGGAAAGGGAGAGGGAAAttgacaaacaaacaaacaaaaaattgaaaggaaGACGTACCAGGTGAATCCGGTAGGGCTGGGAGCgaagaggaagaaagaagagagggagagagaaaggaAGGATGAACGATGGTTGCGTAAGGGTGGTGGGTTAGGGGTGTGGGGTTCCACCCCTATTTATGGGCATAGATTTGGTGGGTGCCCTTTACAGAGTAGGCTCATTTTTACGCCACTCTCTGTCTCTCACTT is drawn from Vitis riparia cultivar Riparia Gloire de Montpellier isolate 1030 chromosome 18, EGFV_Vit.rip_1.0, whole genome shotgun sequence and contains these coding sequences:
- the LOC117907476 gene encoding uncharacterized protein LOC117907476, which produces MARVNKVRRKANSRLHRATPFPLASRPLKVLKDVHLKKKHSKALVKKDWEDATCSVCMEFPHNAVLLLCSSYEKGCRPYMCATSCRYSNCLDQYKKAYTKVTSTQSSPQSQGSTENLSLGSHSGLPNEKMEVSELLCPLCRGQVKGWTVVEPARKYLNAKKRTCMQDNCSYVGTYKQLRKHVRAEHPLARPREVDPSLEEKWKRLEGERERNDVLSTIRSSMPGALILGDYVIEGNYHGFYRDYAEYDAEAYFDDALFSLDSFGRGRRGGIHLGSRFNRTYDLLDEEDHEMRRHVAAPGRGLHRLLYGRSRRRQRHREANGER